The following proteins are encoded in a genomic region of Buchnera aphidicola (Aphis nerii):
- the queE gene encoding 7-carboxy-7-deazaguanine synthase QueE gives MYYPVNEIFQSIQGEGYYTGTPSIFIRLQGCPVHCNWCDTKYTWICSDKDRTSVEEVINKNQISKKWSFIYIKDILKIFKKWTAKHVVITGGEPCLYDLVNLTTKLEKSGYHCQVETSGIKNIKCSLNTWITISPKKNKRPTHESIIRSNEIKFPILKKEDILYIYDILSNIKDNKKRIICLQPVNQNKEALSICIDLCTKKNWRLSIQLHKYLKIE, from the coding sequence ATGTATTATCCAGTAAACGAAATTTTTCAAAGTATACAGGGTGAAGGTTACTACACTGGTACACCTTCTATTTTTATTCGACTTCAAGGATGCCCAGTTCATTGTAATTGGTGCGATACCAAATATACATGGATCTGTTCTGATAAAGATCGTACTTCTGTAGAAGAAGTAATAAATAAAAATCAAATTAGTAAAAAATGGAGTTTTATATATATAAAAGATATATTAAAAATATTTAAAAAATGGACTGCTAAACACGTAGTTATTACAGGAGGCGAACCATGTTTATATGATCTTGTAAATCTTACAACAAAATTAGAAAAAAGTGGTTATCACTGTCAAGTAGAAACTAGTGGAATAAAAAATATAAAATGTTCTTTAAATACTTGGATTACTATTTCTCCTAAAAAAAATAAAAGACCAACACATGAATCGATTATACGTTCTAATGAAATAAAATTTCCAATTTTAAAAAAAGAAGATATATTATATATATATGATATTTTATCAAATATAAAGGATAATAAAAAACGTATTATTTGTTTACAACCTGTTAATCAAAACAAAGAAGCACTAAGTATATGTATTGATTTATGCACAAAAAAAAATTGGAGATTATCAATACAATTACATAAATATCTTAAAATTGAATAA
- a CDS encoding peptidoglycan DD-metalloendopeptidase family protein, translating into MKKQQVIIKNADYIGFLNNDTFNIFYIVKKNDTLYSISKRFNYNFKTLLKYNNFDKPYKLLIGQKILVNNISVINNKKINYIIYSDRYKKNILYSNFFKNKLNILNILNRNKSLTKICFFYNTNYNVLRKSTFYNHWYWPLKNLRAQFFYNYSINNKGIEIAGIQGESVFASCKGTVVYVGDFFKNYGNLIIIKHNNNYLSMYGFNKNIFVKLNDEVYAHQKISTMGLSKNNLARLYFEVRLKGNSVNLLSLFPSIKFKKN; encoded by the coding sequence ATTAAAAAACAACAAGTTATTATTAAAAATGCAGATTATATTGGATTTTTAAATAATGATACTTTTAATATATTTTATATTGTAAAAAAAAATGATACTTTATATTCCATTTCGAAACGCTTTAATTATAATTTTAAAACATTATTAAAATATAATAATTTTGATAAACCTTATAAATTATTAATTGGTCAAAAAATATTAGTAAATAATATTTCTGTAATTAATAATAAAAAAATAAATTATATAATTTATAGTGATCGATATAAAAAAAATATTTTATATAGCAATTTTTTTAAAAATAAATTAAACATTCTAAATATTTTAAATAGAAATAAATCATTAACTAAAATATGTTTTTTTTACAATACAAATTATAATGTTTTAAGAAAAAGTACTTTTTATAATCATTGGTATTGGCCTTTAAAAAATTTACGTGCACAATTTTTTTATAATTATTCTATTAATAATAAAGGAATTGAAATAGCTGGTATTCAAGGAGAATCTGTTTTTGCATCTTGTAAAGGTACAGTGGTATATGTTGGTGATTTTTTTAAAAATTATGGAAATTTAATTATTATTAAACATAATAACAACTATTTGAGTATGTATGGATTTAATAAGAATATTTTTGTAAAACTAAATGATGAAGTATATGCACATCAAAAAATATCTACCATGGGATTATCAAAAAATAATTTAGCACGGTTATATTTTGAAGTAAGATTGAAAGGTAATTCGGTTAATTTATTAAGTTTATTTCCCAGTATAAAATTTAAAAAAAACTGA
- the eno gene encoding phosphopyruvate hydratase has product MSKIIKIIGREIIDSRGNPTVEAEVHLEGGFIGLASVPSGASTGSLEALELRDKDKNRFMGKGVLKSIELINNNIYNALINKNACDQNYIDQIMIDLDGTKNKSKLGSNSILSVSLAVAKAAASFKKMPLYQHIAELNNSSGILSMPLPMINIINGGKHANNNIDLQEFMIQPISAKSIKEAIRIGSEIFHSLGNLLRDKGISTTVGDEGGYAPNLKSNEEALNIIQDAINRTQYKLGKDVTLAIDCAASELYNKNDKIYHFNGEDTKFSSVELTHYLQKLCKKYPIVSIEDGQNESDWEGFSYQTKILGKTTQLVGDDLFATNTELLKKGIQQGIGNAILIKLNQIGTLTETIKTIKMAKKANYSTIISHRSGETEDTTIADLSVGTASGQIKTGSMCRSDRTAKYNQLIRIEETLGTKNAPFYGLEEVKRSFL; this is encoded by the coding sequence ATGTCTAAAATAATAAAAATTATAGGTCGCGAAATTATAGATTCTAGAGGTAATCCTACAGTCGAAGCTGAAGTACATCTAGAAGGAGGATTTATTGGTTTAGCATCAGTACCTTCTGGTGCTTCTACTGGATCTTTAGAAGCTTTAGAATTACGTGATAAAGATAAAAATCGCTTTATGGGAAAAGGTGTACTCAAATCAATTGAATTAATTAATAATAATATTTATAATGCTTTAATAAACAAAAATGCTTGCGACCAGAATTATATTGATCAAATTATGATTGATTTAGATGGTACTAAAAATAAATCTAAATTAGGTTCTAATTCAATTTTATCTGTATCTTTAGCAGTAGCAAAAGCAGCTGCATCCTTCAAAAAAATGCCTTTATATCAACATATAGCAGAACTCAATAATTCTTCAGGTATTTTATCAATGCCGCTTCCAATGATTAATATTATTAATGGTGGTAAACATGCTAATAACAATATTGATCTTCAAGAATTTATGATACAACCTATCAGTGCGAAATCTATTAAAGAAGCTATACGTATAGGTTCAGAAATATTTCATTCGTTAGGAAACTTATTAAGAGATAAGGGAATAAGTACAACTGTTGGTGACGAAGGTGGATATGCACCTAATTTAAAATCTAATGAAGAAGCTTTAAATATAATTCAAGATGCTATAAATAGAACTCAATATAAATTAGGCAAAGATGTTACATTGGCTATAGATTGTGCGGCTTCCGAACTATATAATAAAAACGATAAAATATATCATTTCAATGGAGAAGACACAAAATTTAGTTCTGTAGAACTAACTCATTATTTACAAAAATTATGTAAAAAATATCCTATTGTTTCCATTGAAGATGGTCAAAATGAATCTGATTGGGAGGGATTTTCATATCAAACTAAAATCCTAGGAAAAACTACACAATTAGTCGGTGATGATTTATTTGCTACGAATACAGAACTTTTAAAAAAAGGAATACAACAAGGAATTGGAAACGCTATTTTAATAAAATTAAATCAAATTGGAACATTAACTGAAACTATTAAAACTATAAAAATGGCTAAAAAAGCTAATTATAGTACTATTATTTCTCATCGTTCTGGTGAAACTGAAGATACTACAATAGCAGATTTATCTGTAGGAACAGCATCTGGACAAATTAAAACTGGTTCTATGTGTCGTTCTGATCGAACAGCTAAATATAATCAATTGATTAGAATCGAAGAAACTTTAGGTACCAAAAATGCTCCTTTTTATGGATTAGAAGAAGTTAAAAGATCTTTTTTATAA
- the cysC gene encoding adenylyl-sulfate kinase: MKHNFKKNIIFQKYEITRIKRENKNGYTSKVIWFTGLSGSGKSTISNMLEKILFKNNINTYILDGDNMRSGLCSDLTFSSIDRNENIRRIAEVAKLMLDAGIIVLVSVISPYRQQRLLASNILGKNNFIEVFVDTPLHICEERDPKGLYKKSRSNKISNFTGIDSLYEFPEKPDIYLDGTYSLKENIKKLVKILYTNNVIFFST, translated from the coding sequence ATGAAGCATAACTTTAAAAAAAATATTATTTTTCAAAAGTATGAAATAACTCGTATAAAACGAGAAAACAAAAATGGTTATACATCTAAAGTAATATGGTTTACAGGATTGTCTGGATCGGGCAAATCTACTATTTCTAACATGTTAGAAAAAATTTTATTTAAAAATAATATTAATACATATATATTAGATGGAGATAACATGAGATCTGGATTATGTTCAGATTTAACATTTTCTTCTATTGATCGCAATGAAAATATTCGACGCATTGCAGAAGTAGCTAAATTAATGTTAGATGCAGGTATTATTGTTCTAGTATCTGTTATTTCGCCATATAGACAACAACGATTATTAGCTTCTAATATTTTAGGAAAAAACAATTTTATAGAAGTATTTGTTGATACTCCTCTTCATATATGCGAAGAACGAGATCCTAAAGGATTGTACAAAAAATCTCGTTCTAATAAAATATCAAATTTTACTGGTATAGATTCTTTATATGAATTTCCAGAAAAACCAGATATTTATTTAGATGGAACATATTCTTTAAAAGAAAATATTAAAAAATTAGTAAAAATATTATATACAAATAATGTTATTTTTTTTTCTACATAA
- the cysD gene encoding sulfate adenylyltransferase subunit CysD produces the protein MLSENATHLRQLESESIYIIREVIAEFENPVMLYSIGKDSSVMLHLAKKSFYPGRLPFPLLHIDTGWKFQEMYTFRDNVAQTNNLELIVHYNAQGKLLGLDPFKDNSSKYTDIMKTEGLKEALNKYKFDAAFGGARRDEEKSRSKERIYSFRDSFHQWDPKKQRPELWWNYNSQINKGENIRVFPLSNWTELDIWQYIFLEKIEIVPLYFAAIRPVLKRNGLLLVINDQRIKIGKNEKISHKMVRFRTLGCWPLTSAIESNAKTIQDVIKETLVTKTSERTGRSIDYDQKNSMEFKKRQGYF, from the coding sequence ATGTTAAGTGAAAATGCTACTCATTTACGTCAATTAGAATCTGAAAGTATATACATAATTAGAGAAGTAATAGCAGAATTTGAAAATCCTGTAATGCTTTATTCAATTGGAAAAGATTCTTCTGTTATGTTACATCTTGCAAAAAAATCTTTTTATCCTGGGCGTTTGCCATTTCCATTATTACATATAGATACTGGTTGGAAATTTCAAGAAATGTATACTTTTAGAGACAATGTTGCTCAAACTAATAATTTAGAACTAATTGTACATTATAACGCACAAGGAAAATTATTGGGTCTAGATCCTTTTAAAGATAATAGTTCAAAATATACTGATATTATGAAAACAGAAGGATTAAAAGAAGCTTTAAATAAATACAAATTTGATGCCGCTTTTGGCGGTGCGAGAAGAGATGAAGAAAAATCTCGTTCTAAGGAACGTATTTATTCATTTCGTGATTCTTTTCATCAATGGGATCCAAAAAAACAACGTCCAGAATTATGGTGGAATTATAATAGTCAAATAAATAAAGGAGAAAATATCCGTGTTTTTCCATTATCAAATTGGACAGAATTAGATATTTGGCAGTATATATTTTTAGAAAAAATTGAAATTGTTCCTCTTTATTTTGCTGCTATACGTCCAGTTTTAAAAAGAAATGGTCTTCTTTTAGTAATTAATGATCAACGCATTAAAATAGGTAAAAATGAAAAAATTAGTCATAAAATGGTTCGTTTTAGAACATTAGGTTGTTGGCCTTTAACTAGTGCAATTGAATCTAATGCTAAAACTATTCAAGATGTTATTAAAGAAACACTAGTAACTAAAACTAGTGAGCGAACAGGTCGATCTATTGATTATGATCAAAAAAATTCAATGGAATTTAAAAAAAGACAAGGTTACTTTTAA
- a CDS encoding CTP synthase: protein MTKNYIFITGGVVSSLGKGIAAASLGAILEARNIKITIMKLDPYINVDPGTISPIQHGEVFVTEDGAETDLDLGHYERFIRTKMTSLNNFTTGSIYSEVLKKERRGDYLGATIQVIPHITNAIKERIRLCSKNSNVILVEVGGTVGDIESLPFLEAIRQIAVDIGRKNVIYIHLTLVPYIQTAGEIKTKPTQHSVKELLSIGIQPDILICRSQKDIPLNEKKKIALFCNVPVNAVISLKDVSSIYTIPKLLKDQKLDNYICKYFKLNVPEANLTEWEKVIYEEKNSKNTILIGIVGKYIKLPDAYKSVIEALKHAGLKNKIKVNIQLINSQEIENKNFQCLKNLNGILIPGGFGDRGVTGKLLSVQYARENHIPYFGICLGMQIAIIEFAQNVIGIEDANSTEFDPKCKFPVIDLIKKQNNDIKYTINNKTRSYSNLGGTMRLGSQPCKLTFNSLSRKLYKKDIIVERHRHRYEVNNILLKKIEKFGFKIAGRSETTNVVEIIEISNHPWFLGCQFHPEFTSTPRDGHPLFIGFIKSAEQYKNKHNKNIKVKNV from the coding sequence GTGGTGTAGTTTCATCTTTAGGAAAAGGTATTGCAGCAGCTTCTTTAGGAGCTATATTAGAAGCTAGAAATATTAAAATAACAATTATGAAGTTAGATCCATATATTAATGTTGATCCAGGTACCATTAGTCCAATACAACATGGAGAAGTATTTGTTACTGAGGATGGCGCTGAAACTGATTTGGATTTAGGACACTACGAACGATTTATTCGAACAAAAATGACCAGTTTAAATAATTTTACAACAGGTAGTATTTATTCTGAAGTATTAAAAAAAGAAAGAAGAGGAGATTACTTAGGTGCTACTATTCAAGTAATACCACATATTACTAATGCGATTAAAGAACGAATTAGGTTATGTTCTAAAAATAGCAATGTTATTCTTGTAGAAGTAGGTGGTACAGTTGGAGATATTGAATCTTTACCATTTTTAGAAGCAATTCGACAAATAGCGGTTGATATTGGTCGAAAAAACGTTATTTATATACACTTAACTCTTGTACCTTATATTCAAACAGCTGGAGAAATTAAAACTAAGCCAACACAACATTCTGTAAAAGAATTATTATCTATTGGAATACAACCAGATATTTTGATTTGCAGATCTCAAAAAGATATACCATTAAATGAAAAAAAGAAAATAGCTCTTTTTTGCAATGTACCAGTTAATGCTGTTATATCATTAAAAGATGTTAGTTCAATATATACAATTCCAAAATTACTAAAAGACCAAAAGTTAGATAACTACATTTGTAAATATTTTAAATTAAATGTGCCTGAAGCTAATCTAACAGAATGGGAAAAAGTTATCTACGAAGAAAAAAATTCTAAAAATACAATTTTAATTGGTATTGTTGGTAAATATATTAAATTACCTGATGCATACAAATCTGTGATAGAAGCATTAAAACATGCCGGTTTAAAAAATAAAATTAAAGTAAACATACAATTAATTAACTCTCAAGAAATAGAAAATAAAAACTTTCAATGTTTAAAAAATCTTAATGGTATTTTAATTCCTGGAGGTTTTGGAGATCGCGGGGTAACAGGTAAGTTATTATCAGTTCAATATGCCCGAGAAAATCATATTCCATACTTTGGAATTTGTTTAGGAATGCAAATAGCAATTATAGAATTTGCACAAAATGTCATAGGAATTGAAGATGCAAATTCTACAGAATTTGATCCTAAATGTAAGTTCCCAGTAATTGATTTAATCAAAAAACAAAATAATGATATAAAGTATACAATTAATAATAAAACAAGAAGCTATTCTAATTTAGGAGGTACTATGAGATTAGGTAGTCAACCTTGTAAATTAACTTTTAACAGTTTATCACGAAAATTATATAAAAAAGATATAATTGTAGAAAGACATCGTCATAGATATGAAGTAAATAACATTTTATTAAAGAAAATTGAAAAATTTGGATTTAAAATTGCAGGACGATCAGAAACTACTAACGTAGTAGAAATTATAGAAATATCTAATCATCCATGGTTTCTTGGTTGTCAATTTCATCCTGAATTTACTTCTACTCCGCGTGACGGACATCCATTATTTATAGGATTTATAAAATCAGCCGAACAATACAAAAATAAACATAACAAAAACATAAAGGTAAAAAATGTCTAA
- the queD gene encoding 6-carboxytetrahydropterin synthase QueD, which yields MTNTTIFKDFQFEAAHYLPNLPKQHKCRRLHGHSFFVRIEIKGEVDKDKGWIMDYKEIKLLFQPIYEQLDHHFLNNISGLENPTSEVLAKWIWDRLKPNLSMLSSVMVKETCTSGCRYKEI from the coding sequence ATGACAAATACTACTATATTTAAAGATTTTCAATTTGAAGCTGCACATTATTTGCCAAATCTTCCTAAACAACACAAATGTAGAAGATTACATGGTCATTCTTTCTTTGTTCGTATAGAAATTAAAGGAGAAGTTGATAAAGATAAAGGTTGGATTATGGATTATAAAGAAATAAAATTATTATTTCAACCTATTTATGAACAGCTTGATCATCATTTTTTGAACAATATTTCTGGATTAGAAAATCCTACTAGTGAAGTTTTAGCTAAATGGATATGGGATCGTTTAAAACCTAATTTATCAATGTTAAGTTCGGTTATGGTTAAAGAAACATGTACATCTGGATGTAGATACAAAGAAATTTAA
- the cysN gene encoding sulfate adenylyltransferase subunit CysN encodes MNTNINKKNINFFDQFENWIYSNEKKTLLKFLTCGSVDDGKSTLIGRLLHDTKQIYDDQLSSLKKDSKRHGTQGENIDLALVVDGLQSEREQGITIDVAYRYFSTKKRKFIIADTPGHEQYTRNMVTGASTCDLSIILIDAKKGISEQTYRHSFISALLGIKYLVVAVNKMDLVDYNEEIFLYIKKNFLLFSKKLPKNLKIFFVPISALVGENIVFKSKFMSWYKDNTLLKLLETIEIKDNVDSKEIRFPVQYVNRPNSNFRGYSGTLFSGTIQVGQLIKILPVNIVSRISRILTFNEDLKTASVGQAITIVLQDAVDISRGDFFVNINSNLQASQEAIVDIVWMSDDPLKIGKSYNIKLSGKKTRAYIEDILFQININTLVKNKSNSLELNAIGRIKIKFSESMLFDDYKENKFTGNLIFIDFLNNTTVGAGMIKKNLKNTNTIIESSIKSFELDLYNLILKHFPHWDIKK; translated from the coding sequence ATGAATACTAATATTAATAAAAAAAACATCAATTTTTTTGATCAATTTGAAAATTGGATATATTCAAATGAAAAAAAGACGTTATTAAAATTTTTAACATGTGGCAGTGTAGATGATGGTAAGAGTACATTAATTGGCCGTTTGTTACATGATACTAAGCAGATTTATGATGATCAATTATCTTCTTTAAAAAAAGATAGTAAACGTCATGGAACACAAGGAGAAAATATTGATCTTGCTCTCGTAGTTGATGGATTACAGTCAGAACGTGAACAAGGTATTACAATTGATGTCGCATATCGTTATTTTTCAACTAAAAAACGAAAATTTATCATAGCAGATACACCGGGTCATGAACAATATACACGTAATATGGTTACAGGTGCCTCTACTTGCGATTTATCTATAATTTTAATTGATGCAAAAAAAGGAATTTCAGAACAAACATATCGTCATAGTTTTATTTCTGCTTTACTTGGTATAAAATATTTAGTCGTTGCAGTGAATAAAATGGACTTAGTTGATTATAATGAAGAAATATTTTTATATATAAAAAAAAATTTTCTTTTATTTTCTAAAAAACTTCCCAAAAATTTAAAAATTTTTTTTGTACCTATATCTGCTTTAGTAGGTGAAAATATAGTTTTTAAAAGTAAATTTATGAGTTGGTATAAAGATAATACATTATTAAAACTTTTAGAGACAATAGAAATTAAAGATAATGTTGATTCAAAAGAAATCAGGTTTCCTGTTCAGTATGTAAACCGTCCAAATTCAAACTTTAGAGGTTATTCAGGTACTTTATTTTCTGGAACAATTCAGGTAGGCCAGTTAATAAAAATATTACCTGTTAATATTGTTTCACGTATTTCACGTATTTTAACATTTAATGAAGATTTAAAAACTGCTAGTGTTGGACAAGCAATTACAATAGTTTTACAAGATGCAGTAGATATTAGTCGTGGTGATTTTTTTGTAAATATTAATTCGAATTTACAAGCTTCTCAAGAAGCTATTGTTGATATAGTTTGGATGTCTGATGATCCTTTAAAAATAGGTAAATCATATAATATAAAACTATCAGGAAAAAAAACACGTGCTTATATTGAAGATATTTTATTTCAAATAAATATCAACACTTTAGTTAAAAATAAATCTAACTCACTTGAATTAAACGCTATTGGTAGAATTAAAATTAAATTTAGCGAGTCCATGTTATTTGATGATTATAAAGAAAATAAATTTACAGGTAATTTAATTTTTATTGATTTTTTAAATAATACTACAGTAGGAGCAGGTATGATTAAAAAGAATTTAAAAAATACAAATACTATTATCGAAAGTAGCATAAAAAGTTTTGAATTAGATTTATATAATTTAATTTTAAAACATTTTCCACATTGGGATATAAAGAAATAA
- the ispD gene encoding 2-C-methyl-D-erythritol 4-phosphate cytidylyltransferase: MAFQNSSEIKIVAIVPAAGIGKRMLLDIPKQYIKIQNHTILEYTLMTLLSHPSIVHVIVSLHKKDHYFHNLSIASNIRITSVIGGHKRINSVLSGLVVVPKNANWVIVHDAVRPCLSYKDLENLISVVKKNKIGGILARPTCDTIKYIISQTKKISHTISRKKLWHALTPQIFPRNLLLFCLKKVIRDNIDVTDESSALEYCGYHPSIVLGSYKNIKITFPEDLIFAEVYLKKLSNI, translated from the coding sequence ATGGCTTTTCAGAATAGTTCCGAAATAAAAATTGTAGCTATTGTTCCAGCTGCTGGAATAGGCAAAAGAATGTTGTTAGATATTCCTAAACAATATATAAAAATTCAAAATCATACTATTCTTGAATATACTTTAATGACATTATTATCACATCCTAGTATAGTTCATGTCATTGTAAGCTTACATAAAAAAGATCATTATTTTCATAATTTATCTATAGCATCTAATATTCGAATAACCTCTGTGATTGGTGGTCATAAAAGAATCAACTCAGTTTTATCAGGGTTAGTTGTTGTTCCAAAAAATGCAAATTGGGTAATAGTACATGATGCTGTTCGGCCTTGTTTAAGTTATAAAGATTTAGAAAATTTAATATCTGTTGTTAAAAAAAATAAAATAGGTGGTATTTTAGCACGTCCAACATGTGATACTATAAAATATATTATTAGTCAAACTAAAAAAATATCACACACTATTTCCAGAAAAAAATTGTGGCATGCTTTAACTCCTCAAATATTTCCAAGAAATTTATTATTATTTTGTTTAAAAAAGGTTATTCGAGATAATATAGATGTAACAGATGAATCTTCAGCTTTAGAATATTGTGGATATCATCCCTCTATAGTTTTAGGGAGTTATAAAAATATTAAAATCACTTTTCCTGAAGATCTTATTTTTGCTGAAGTTTATCTAAAAAAATTATCTAATATTTAA
- the ispF gene encoding 2-C-methyl-D-erythritol 2,4-cyclodiphosphate synthase encodes MRIGYGFDVHAFGSSKPLIIGGVNIPNHQGLIAHSNGDVLVHSLIDALLGAVAMGDIGTFFPSTKKKYKNIDSRVLLKCIWKKIYLKNYYVCNTDSTIITEIPKMLSYISFMKLNLSNDLNTTINNISIKATTSKKIGCIGRKEGIACQSIVMLLKNK; translated from the coding sequence ATGAGAATTGGATATGGTTTTGATGTACATGCATTTGGGAGTTCAAAACCATTAATTATTGGTGGTGTCAACATACCTAATCATCAAGGTTTAATTGCTCATTCTAATGGCGATGTATTAGTACATTCTTTAATAGATGCATTATTAGGTGCAGTTGCTATGGGGGATATTGGAACTTTTTTCCCAAGTACGAAAAAGAAATATAAAAATATTGATAGTCGAGTTTTATTAAAATGTATTTGGAAAAAAATTTATTTAAAAAATTATTACGTATGTAATACAGATAGTACTATTATTACTGAAATTCCTAAGATGTTATCTTATATTTCATTTATGAAATTAAATTTATCTAACGATTTAAATACCACAATAAATAATATTAGTATTAAAGCAACAACCTCTAAAAAAATAGGATGTATTGGCAGAAAAGAAGGGATCGCATGTCAATCTATTGTAATGCTTTTAAAAAATAAGTAG
- the cysG gene encoding siroheme synthase CysG: MDYLPIFLDLKNKNILIVGAGNIAFNKIKLLVRAHAIINIIAKDICSEIKYLLNQKKAFWLDQEFKTSYLRNVYLVIAATNDTKLNKKIFKKCSEFKILVNVVDDKSKCSFIFPSIVDRSPIVVAISSGGTAPVLLRLLREKIEGILPIRLGNVAKIAEKWRETVKKYFFNLLERRRFWENLFNSIFVQYAINGKKEKAVSHLKKMIKNPNKLIGEIILVGAGPGNSDLLTLRALQVMQEADVVLYDNLVSQDVLNLIRRDAKCIYVGKRAGLKSITQEKIIKLLIFLAKQGKRVVRLKGGDSFIFGRGGEELEAAKNENINIQVVPGITAGIGVSAYSGIPLTHRYYSQGVIFITGCKRVDNIANNWSILSDDSYTLVVYMASLKASEISKQLILHGRLKSTPIAIVSQGTTLNQNVIIGRLDEIHKIFKFSISPSLLIIGKVVLLHKKLEWFKSAINFNNIKNNSSIINI, encoded by the coding sequence GTGGATTATTTACCTATTTTTTTAGATTTAAAAAATAAAAACATACTAATAGTAGGTGCTGGTAATATTGCTTTTAATAAAATTAAATTATTAGTACGTGCACATGCAATAATTAATATTATTGCTAAAGATATTTGTTCAGAAATTAAATATTTATTGAATCAAAAAAAAGCATTTTGGCTTGATCAAGAGTTTAAAACATCCTATTTAAGAAATGTTTATTTAGTTATTGCAGCTACAAATGATACTAAATTAAACAAAAAAATTTTTAAAAAATGTAGCGAATTTAAAATATTAGTTAATGTAGTCGATGATAAATCAAAATGTTCTTTTATTTTTCCTTCTATTGTTGATCGATCTCCTATAGTAGTTGCTATATCCTCTGGAGGTACAGCACCAGTACTACTTCGTTTATTACGTGAAAAAATTGAAGGTATACTTCCAATAAGATTAGGTAATGTAGCTAAAATTGCTGAAAAATGGAGAGAAACAGTTAAAAAATATTTTTTTAATCTTTTAGAAAGAAGACGTTTCTGGGAAAATTTATTTAATAGTATTTTTGTCCAATATGCTATTAATGGTAAAAAAGAAAAAGCAGTTTCTCATTTAAAAAAAATGATAAAAAATCCTAATAAATTAATAGGAGAAATTATTTTAGTGGGAGCTGGTCCTGGAAACAGTGATTTATTAACTTTAAGAGCTTTACAAGTTATGCAAGAAGCTGATGTAGTTTTATATGATAATTTAGTTTCTCAAGATGTATTAAATTTGATTCGTCGAGATGCAAAATGTATTTATGTTGGTAAACGTGCTGGTCTTAAAAGCATTACACAAGAAAAAATTATCAAATTATTAATTTTTTTAGCAAAACAAGGTAAAAGAGTTGTTCGTTTAAAAGGTGGTGATTCATTTATATTCGGTCGTGGAGGTGAAGAGTTAGAAGCTGCAAAAAATGAAAATATCAATATCCAAGTTGTTCCTGGAATTACTGCTGGAATTGGTGTTTCTGCTTATTCTGGTATACCATTAACACATAGATATTATTCTCAAGGAGTAATATTTATTACTGGTTGTAAGCGTGTTGATAATATTGCAAATAATTGGTCAATTTTATCTGATGATTCTTATACTTTAGTAGTTTACATGGCTAGTTTAAAAGCTTCAGAAATTTCTAAACAACTCATTTTACATGGTCGTTTAAAATCTACTCCAATAGCAATTGTTAGTCAAGGTACAACTTTAAATCAAAATGTTATTATAGGACGTTTAGATGAAATTCATAAAATATTTAAATTTTCTATAAGTCCATCTTTACTAATTATTGGAAAAGTAGTTTTATTGCATAAAAAATTAGAATGGTTTAAAAGTGCTATTAATTTTAATAATATTAAAAACAATTCTTCTATAATAAATATATGA
- a CDS encoding septum formation initiator family protein, protein MRTLKMFLFLLFIWLQYSLWIGKNGVLDYIKVYKKIIVQKKINKNLDVENNKLILEIQDLNNKMNS, encoded by the coding sequence ATGAGAACATTAAAAATGTTTTTATTTTTATTATTTATTTGGTTGCAATATTCTCTTTGGATTGGTAAAAATGGTGTTTTAGATTATATTAAAGTTTATAAAAAAATTATAGTTCAAAAAAAAATAAATAAAAATCTTGATGTTGAAAATAATAAATTAATTTTAGAAATTCAAGATTTAAACAATAAAATGAATAGTTAA